The DNA region CAGCGCGCGGTCGAAGAGCACCGCGGCCGACAGCGACATGCCGGCGAAGAACTGCGGCGCGCCCGCGTGGTCGACGCCGCGCGGCGCGTGCACCCAGTTGAACCAGGCGGCGGCGCCGGCGAACAGCCACACCAGCATGCGCGAGCCGAGGGCCGCGTCGCCGTGGCTGGCCTCGCGGACCGCGAGCACCGAGCAGAACATCGCCGCGCCGTCGAGGCCGAACGGGACCAGGTACTCCCAGCCGCCGGACAGGTTGAGGTTCTCCCGGCCGAAGCCGACCAGCCCGTGGAAGGAGAGCGCGGCGGCGACGGCGGCGCAGCAGAACAGCAGCACGTACGACGCGCTGCCGTAGATCGCCTCCTTGCGGCGGCGGCGTTCCTCGCTGCGCTCCCAGGAGTCCGTGGCAGCGCTCTCGCCGGACGCGCGGCGGTTGCGGAACACGACGACGCAGGCGACGAGGACGATCAGGCCGATGGCGCCCGAGATCACCCAGTCCAGCGTTATGTCGTTCAGTCTCATGTGCGGATTCCTCGGGTCGCTTCCGTCGCGCTCGGGCCGCGGGACGGCGTACGACCGACATCATGGCGAAGAGCGCGGCTGTGTGCAGACGTTACGGCACAAGAGCACGCGTACGGATCGCGTAGTCGAACTCCCGTGCCAGACAAGATGAGTTGAGCGAAATCGTAGCGCGGACGATCATCTTGTACGCGCGGGTCGGCGGATCGCCGGGCCGCGGCGGGTGCGGGGGCAGCCGGCGCAGGTGTCACCGGGGCTGACGGTGTAGAAGAGGCAGCAGGTGAGTCGGTCGCGGACCGGCGCGGACCCGGAGGCCGGTGCGGACCCCGCCTCGGCCGCGGAGCCGGCCGTCGCGCCGGACGCGGAGGCGGAGTCGCACGGGCCGGTGGGCGCGGCCGCCGAGCCGGGCGCCGCCGTGCCGGGCGCCGCCGGGGCGGGCGTCCGGTCCGCGCGGCGGAACCGGGCTCCCTCCGGCAGGAGTTCGGTCAGCTCGGCCACCGCGCGCCGCTCCTCGCCGAGCAGTCGGGCGATGTACCACAGGCCCTCGGCGATCTCGTCGGTCGCCTGGCGGCGCAGGGCGTGCGGGTGGCGGCGCACCAGCGGTGCGAAGGCGGCCAGCACGGGGTCCACATGCTCAGCCAGCGCGGTGCGCAGTTCCTCGCGCAGGGCGGCGGGACCGGCCACCGTGCGGGCGCCGGGCAGGAGTTCGGCGTCGTCGCCCGGCAGGCAGGCGAACTCCCGTACCCGTACCGAGAAATGGCCGTCGATCGGATGGAACGCCACGTCGGCGACGGGAAGTCGGGGCACTCGGCGGTGCAGGAACCACGGCACCGTGAACAGCAGGCAGGCCGGCCACAGATAGCGGTGCAGGGCGAGCGCGGCGGCGGCGTCGGGACGCGGCGGGACGCCGTGCGCGCCGCCGACGCGGCGGACGTCGCCGGCCACGAAGCGGGCCGTCGCCGGGCCGCCGCGGGCCAGCTCGGCCGCGGGCAGCCAGCCGGCGCTGGCCGGGGGAGCGGCGTGGGTGATCCGCAGACCGGGGAAGACCGCGGACAGGCGGGCGTAGGCGTCGCTGGTCGCAGGCATGGTGAGGCTTACCTTAACGATCATCGCCGGGTTTACCCTGGCTCGGTACGCCACCCGGGTGAGGGTCGTCCGGGCGACAGGGCACGCACGGCAGGGCAGGGCAGAGCAGGGCAGGAGGCGGCGCCGGTGGAGCAGGCCGAGCGGACCGGGCCGGTACGGCGGTCCGTACGCGACCAGGTGCTCGCGGCGCTGCGCGCGGAGATCACCGCGGGGGAGCTGGCGCCCGGGTCGGTGCACTCGGCGCCGGTGCTGGCGCTGCGGTACGGCGTGTCGGCGACGCCGGTGCGCGAGGCGATGCAGACGCTGGAGCGCGAGGGGGCGGTCGAGGTGCTGCCGAACCGCGGGTTCCGGGTGGCGGTGCGGACTCCGCGGGATCTGGCGGACCTCGCGGAGGTGCGGGCGCTGCTGGAGGTGCCGGTGGTGGTGTCGCTCGCGCGGACGGTGCCGCCGGCGCGGTGGGCGCGGCTGCGGCCGTTGGCGGAGGCGGGGGTCGTCGCGGCGGCGCGGGGGGATCGGGCGGGGTACGCGGAGGCGGACCGGGCGTTCCACCAGGCGCTGCTCGGGCTCTGCGGGAACGCGCAGCTGGTCGCGGTCGCGGTGGATCTGCACCGGCGGGCGCAGTGGCCGGCGCTCGGCTCCGCGGCGGCGCCCCGCCCGGCCGCGCTCACCGCTGACGCGGCGCAGCACGGCGCCCTGCTCGACGCTCTCGCGGCGGGCGACGTCGCCCTGGTCGAGCGCCTGGCCCGCACTCACGTCGCCGCCCCCTGGGGCTGACCGCCCCGGCGCTGAGCATCGCGCCCCCAGGGGCGCGGGGAACTGCGCGGCCGGCCTCCCCCAGAGCTTCGCCTGGGAGGTACCCCCAGCGGTGCGGAGGGTCGCCTCCGTCCCGAAGGGGCAATTGCTGTTGTGGACGGCCACCCGCCGGTGGACGGTTGCTCGCGCAGTTCCCCGCGCCCCCGGGGTGCGGGTTGGGCGTCGGGCCGGCCTGGCGCTAGGCCGGGAGCCAGGTGGGGAGGCCGCCCAGGAGGGTCTTGAGGCGGGCGGCCTCGGCGCGGAGGGAAGCCGCCTCGTCGTCGGGGGAGACCTCCGCGAGAGCGACGAGCGCGGCCGGCGTACCGACCACATGGCCGAGCGACACGCGAATCGCGAGCGACTCCGCGAACCCGTGCCGCGCCTCCGCGAGATCCCCCTCGGCCGCCGCGAGCCCGGCGAGGTGCCGCCACGTGAAGGACGTGAGGAAGGTGTCGCCGTGCGCCACGGCCCCCGCGTGCGCCCGGCGGTACGCCGCCTTCGCCGCCGCCGGGTTCGCCGCGATGTTCTCCGCCACCAGCCCCCGCCGGAAGTCCAGCAGCGGTCGCCCCGGCGAGGCCGGCGACAGCAGCGCCGCCGCGCGTCCGTACGCGCTGCTCGCCTCGTCCGCGCGGTCCCGCACCGAGAAGACCGTCGCCCCGTACGCCAGATACCCCCGCTCCGAAGCCGCGGCGCCGCGCTCCTCGTCGGTGTGGGCGAGCGCCTCCGCGGTGCGCAGCGCGTCCTCCGCCTCGGCCCACCCGGTCAGCTGGTAGAAGCACCCCTCGATGAGCAGTTCCGCCCGCGTCAGCGCGGCCCCCGGGTGCTCCGCGCAGAAGGGCGCGAGCAGCGCCGCCGCCTCCGCCCAGCAGCCGCGGGCCCGCAGCCGCCAGACGTCCGGCACCACGGCCGCGCCACCCGCGGACCCCCCTGAGCCCGCCGGTCCCGCCGCGTCCGCGGAACGCGATGAGTCCGAGGAATCGGACAAGGCCGTTTCCGTCACAGTTCTCCCCCAAGCACGTCGTCGAGCCCGCGTGATGAACAGTGGCGGCAGTCCAGCACGTGCGGGGGCCCCGCGCCAAGGGGTCGGAGATCACTTCTTGTGAACGGGATCACTTTCACGAGCGGACAAGGCGCGGCACACATGTCACCGCGCCGCCGCCCACCGGCCCGGTCGCGTTCAACCGCCGGCACCCGGTCCGCGGGGTGCGAGACGCGGACCGGGCGCCGGCGGGTCCGTCGCCGACGCCGGGTCCGCCGCCGGTCCGCGTCGGGTCGCGCCGGTTTGCGCCGGGCGCGCGCCGGGTCCAACCCGGCCCGCGTCGGGTCAGCCGCGCACGGCCGGCGCGAGCACCTCCTCGCACCACTGCCGGAACGTGGTCGGCATCGTCGCGCCGGGCGTGCGCGGCGTGTCCGGGCCCAGCTCCGCCGCGCGGAACATCTCCAGCGCGGCGTCCGCCATCGCCTCGGACGCGCCGAAGCCGAGCAGCCGCGCGCGGAACGCCTCGTCGGGGGTGCGCTCGAAGCGCACCGGCAGGCCCAGCACCTCGCCGGCGATCCGCGCCATGTCCTCGAAGGACAGATCCTCCGGGCCGAGCACCGGGACCTCCGCCACGCCCGTCCAGGTGTCGTCGAGCAGCAGCCGCGCGGCGACGGCGGCGATGTCGCGGGTCGCGACGGTGGGCACCTTGCGGTCGCCGGCCATCGGCACGGAGATCACGCCGCGGTCCCTGATCGCCGCGGTCTGGCGCAGCAGGTTGTCCATGAAGGTCGGCATGGTCAGCGCCCGGTAGGCGACGCCGGTGCGGGCGATCGCGTCGTCCATGGCGAGCGTCGCGGTGATGTTGCCGGCCGGCACGGTCAGCCCGCGGCCGACGGAGGAGATGCCGACCACCCGCTCGACGCCCTGCTCGGCGAACGCGCGCAGCCCGGCCCGGGCGAAACCGGAGTACGCCTCGTCCACGCTGGGCGCGGTCGGGTCCGCCGGCACCAGCCAGAAGACGGCCCGCGCGCCCGCGAACGCCTTGTCGACGACGGCGGCCTCGGAGTGCGAGCCCTGGACCACCTCGGCCTGCTCACGAACCCGCTCCGGCAGCCGCGAGGGGTCGCGGGCGATCACCCGGACGGCTTCGCCCGGCGTCCCGCCCGGCTCGCCGAGCAGGTGGTCCAGGAGCTGGCGTCCGATGGAACTGGTGGGTGCGGTGACGACGATCATGGAGATCTCCACGGGGTGCGTGACGTAACGGTCGGGACGGGCGCGGCGGCCCGGTCCCAGAAGTAAACTCTACCGTACCGTTTACTTCGGGGGGAGGGGAGCCGGGGCGAGGGGAGCCAGGGCGAGGCGGGGGCGAGCGAGGTGCGCCGAGGCGATGCGGGCGGGGGCGCGGCTCCGGGCGGGCGCCGCGACAGGGGAGACTGGGGTCCGGCGCACGGCCGGGCGGCCCGGCGGGACCGGACCCGGCCCGGCAGGGCCCGGCACGGATCGGCGCGGCGACGCGTGGAGGCGAGGAGTACGCATGGCGAGGCGCGGTGAGGAGCTGCGGCGGCACATCCTGTGGACGGCGAAGGACGTCTTCCTGCAGACCGGCTTCGAGCGCGCGTCCATGGACGTGGTGGCCGCGCGCGCGGAGACGTCCAAGCGCTCCCTCTACGCGCACTTCGAGAGCAAGGACAAGCTGTTCGTCGCCGTGGTCGACCTGGTCCGCGAGCTGTACCTCGGCCGGCTCGGCACCCCGGGGGACTACGCGCGGGACACCGCCGAGGCCGCGGTCCTCTTCTGCGGGCGCTTCCTCCAGCTCCAGCTGTGGGAGCAGTCGGTGCGCACGGTACGGCTGGGCATCGCCGAGGCCGAGCGGCTGCCCGAGGCCGCGGCGGAGCTGTACGACGCCGTCTTCGAGGCCACCGCTGAGCGGCTCGCGGCGTTCCTGGCCGAACGCTGCCGGCTCACCCCCGAGCAGGCGGCCGGGACCGCGCTGGCGCTGCTCGGCCGCACGGTGCACCCGCGGCTGTTCCGCGCGCTGCTCGGCGTCGACCAGCCGCTGTCCGACCGCCCCGAGGAGTCCGCGATCGCCGCCGACGTGGACCTCGCGCCGATCCGCGAGGCCGCCCGCCTGCTGCTCCCCGCGGACGCCTGACTCCGGCGGACGCCTGACTCCGGCGGACGCCTGACCCCGGTGGGCCCGCGACGCGCGCGCTCGGCCGGCGTACGGCTCGCGCGGTCCGGTCAGCGTGCGCGATCGGGTCAGCGTGCGCGGTCCGGTCAGCGTGCGCGGTCCGCTCAGCTCATCCGCAGCGCCAGGAAGAAGTCCACCTTGTCCTCCAGCCGGCCCAGGTCGCGGCCGGTGAGCTGCTCGATCCGGCCGATGCGGTAGCGCAGCGTGTTGACGTGCAGGTGCAGGCGGGTGGCGCACCGGGTCCAGGAGCCGTCGCAGTCCAAGAACGCCTCCAGCGTCGTGATCAGCTCCGCGCGGTGCCGCCGGTCGTACGCGCGCAGCGGGTCCAGCAGCCGCGCGGTGAACGCCCGCCGCACGTCGTCCGGCACGAACGGCAGCAGCAGCACGTGCGAGGCCAGCTCCTCGTGGCCGGCCACGCACACCCGGCCGGACCTGGCGGCGGCCACCCGGCGGGCGTGCCGGGCCTCCTCCAGCGCGCCGCGCAGCCCCTCGGGGGAGTGCACCGCCGCGCTGACGCCTATCGTCAACCGCCCGTCGCCGTCCAGGCCGCGCGACAGCGGGACGCGCAGCGCGCCCTGGAGCCGCTGGGCGGCCAGCGGCCGGGGCGGGCCGGGCTCGCCGTCCGGGCCCACGGGCTCCGGCAGCAGCGGCACCAGCGCCATCGCCTCGCCGTCGGCGTGCGCCACCGCGATCCGGTCGGCCTCGTCCGGGCCGGCCGCCGCGGGGTCCGCGAGCACCTCCTCCAGCAGCGTCTGCGCCACCGGCCCGGCCGGCACCTCGCCGCCCGACCAGTCCACCCTGGCCACCACGACCTGCCACCGCGGCTCGACGCGCCCGGCCCCGACGCCCGCGCCGCCCTGCGCGCCGCCGCCCGAGCCGCCCACGCCGCCCTGCGCGCCGCCCGTCCCGCCCGGCAGCAGCACCGGGGCCGCCGCGCGCAGCCGCGCGCCGATCTCGGCGGGGGCCGCGCCGCCGCGCACCAGCTCGAAGATCTCGCCGGCCAGCCGCCGCCGGACCGTGCGGGCCGCCTCGCGCCGGTCCCGCTCGACCGCGATCAGCTGGGTGACCCCGCGCAGCAGGTCGAGCCGCTCCTCCGGCCACTCGCCCGCGTCCGCCTCCACCGCGAGGAACCAGTCGGAGAGCACCGTGGCCCGCACGTCCGGCTCCGCGCCCGCGCCCGTCCCGCCGCCGCCCGCGCCCGCACCGCCCGCCGCCGCACCGCCACCGCCTGTACCGCCCCCGGCCGTGCCGCTCCCGCCGCCCGTGCCGCCCGCGCCCACCCCGCCCTGCGCGCCCGCACGGACCGGGAACAGCGAGTACACCCGGCCGGTCTGCGCGGTCACCCGGTGCGGCGCGGGCCGCCCGGTGCGCACCGCGGCCTGCTGCGCCCCGGCCAGCTCCGCCCGCACCGGCGCCGGCAGCGCGCGGCCCGCGCCGCCGATCTCCCGGCCGGTGGAGGAGAACACCCATGCCCGCAGATCCAGGTCGCCGGCCAGCAGGTCGAGCACCGCGTCCGGGCCGCCGCCGGCCGGGCCCGACGCCATCAGCCGCCGGTGCCGGTCGACCACCGCGGCCAGGTCCCCGGCCCGCTCGGCGGACACCTGCCGGACCACGTACTCCGTCACGGTGGCGAAGGCGACCGCGTCGTCCACCGCGAACAGCGGCAGCCGGTGCCGGGCGCAGGCGGCCACCAGGTCGTCCGGGGCCCCGGCCAGGTCGGCCTCGCCGGCCGCCAGCGCGGCCACGCCCGCGCCCGCCAGGATGCGTACGAACGGCTCGCAGTCCTGCGGGCCGCGCCGCCAGGCCAGGCCGGTCAGCACCAATTCGCCGCCGGTCAGGTAGCGGCTGGGGTCGCGCAGGTCGGTGGTCATCACGCCGCGGACGGTCCGGTCCAGCTCCTCGGCGCCGCCGAGCAGGCGCAGGCCCAGTGCTTCGGTGTCCAGCAGTGCGCGCAGCCGCATCGTTCGCCGCCTCGTCGTGGCAGGAGTCCCTGGCGGGGGCCGGCAGGGATCCGTGGGGGTCCGGGGCCCGGCGGGCTCCGGCGGGGACGCGGCGCCGCCGCGCCCGGCCGGCGCCGGGTGCAGGACCGCGCCGGCGCCGCCGGTGGGATACGGCGAGATCTCCGGCGGAGTCCTTTCGGAGGAATCTACAAGACCGGACCCCTGGCCAGCCAAGTGCTTCATGCGTTCGGTGACTGCACCCGGACGGCCGTACCGCCGTGTACTGGGCCCACACCACGTGCATTCCTGAACGGGAGGACCGCCGCCGGCGCCCGCCCCGACCCCCGCGCGAGACACCCCGCCCCCGCACCCCCGCCCGGGACACCACAGCCCCGAGCGGGACCCCGCACCCCCCAACGATCCCTCCGATCCCTCCGACCCCTCCGACGAAGAGAGCCCTCATGGAGTTCCTGCGTCCCGCCACCTGGCAGGAGGCGCTCGCCGCCAAGGCCGAGCACCCGGCGGCCGTGCCCATCGCCGGCGGCACGGACGTGATGGTCGAGATCAACTTCGACCACCGCAGGCCCGAGCGCCTCATGGACCTGGGCCGCATCGGCGAACTGGCGCAGTGGGAGACCGACGGCGACACCGTACGGCTGGGCGCGTCCGTGCCGTACAGCCGGATCATGGAGCAGCTGCGGACCGAGCTGCCGGGGCTCGCGCTGGCCTCCCATACCGTCGCCTCCCCGCAGATCCGCAACCGCGGCGGCGTCGGCGGCAACCTCGGCACCGCCTCGCCGGCCGGCGACGCCCACCCGGCGCTGCTGGCCGGCGGCGCCGAGGTCGAGGCGGAGTCGGTGCGCGGCACCCGGCTGATCCCGATCGACGACTTCTACCGCGGCGTGAAGCGCAACGCGCTTCAGAGCGACGAGCTGATCCGCGCGGTCCGGCTGAAGAAGGCGACCGGACCGCAGGCGTTCTCCAAGGTCGGCACCCGCAACGCGATGGTCATCGCGGTGTGCGCCTTCGGCATCGCGCTGCACCCCGACACCCGGTCCGTGCGCACCGGCATCGGCTCGGCCGCGCCCACCCCGATCCGGGCCCGGGCCGCCGAGGAGTTCCTCGCCGCGGCCCTGGACGAGGCCGGCCTGTGGGAGGACCGCGGGCCCGTACCGCCGTCCGTGGCACGGCAGTTCGCCGAGCTGGTGGCCGGCGCGGCCAACCCCATCGACGACGTGCGGGGACGGCCGGCTGACCGCAGGCACGCCCTCGGCGTGATGGCCCGCCGCACCCTCGGCTGGACCTGGGAGCAGTACCGCGGCGACGGACGAGACGACAGGAGCCGGTCATGCGCGTGACCTTCACCGTCAACGGGCGCCGCCAGGAGGCGGACGACGTGTGGGAGGGCGAGTCCCTGCTGTACGTGCTGCGCGAGCGGATGGGCCTGCCCGGCTCCAAGAACGCCTGCGAGCAGGGCGAGTGCGGCTCCTGCACGGTCCGCCTGGACGGCGTGCCGGTGTGCTCGTGTCTGGTCGCGGCCGGCCAGGTCGAGGGCCGCGAGGTCGTCACGGTCGAGGGGCTGGCCGGCGACAACGGTGAACTGTCCACCGTGCAGCAGGCGTTCGTGGACGCCGGCGCCGTGCAGTGCGGCTTCTGCACACCCGGGCTGCTGGTCGCCGCCGACGAACTGCTGGAGCGCTGCCCGCAGCCCTCCGACGCCGACATCCGCGAGGCGCTGTCGGGCAACCTGTGCCGCTGCACCGGCTACGAGAAGATCCTCGACGCGGTCCGCCTGGCGGCCGCCCGCACCGAACAGGCGGTCTGACACCATGGCCGGCACCCGCATCACCCGCACCCCCACCAGCCTGACCCAGGGCTCCGGCGGCGCCACCAGGGGCGGCGTCGGCGAGTCCACTCCGCGCCCGGACGGGGTGCTGAAGGTCACCGGGGAGTTCGCGTACAGCTCCGACCTCTGGCACGAGGACATGCTGTGGGGCTACACCCTGCGCAGCACCGTCGCGCACGCCAGGATCCGCTCCATCGACACCTCGCAGGCGCTCGCCACCTCCGGCGTCCACGCCGTGCTGACCTACGACGACCTGCCGACCGAGGTCACGCACTACGGCCTGGAGATCCGCGACACCCCGGTGCTCGCCCACGGCAAGGTCCGCCACCACGGCGAGCCGGTCGCGCTGGTGGCCGCCGACCACCCGGAGACCGCGCGCCGCGCCGCCGCCAAGATCGTGGTCGACTACGAGGAACTGCCGGTCATCACCGACGAGGCGTCCGCGACCGCCCCCGGCGCGCCGCTGGTGCACGAGGACCGCGACGACCACCACAGCGGCCACGTCCCGCACCCCAACATCGTGCACCGCCAGCCGATCGTGCGCGGCGACGCCGCCGCGGCCGCCGCCCGCGCCGACGTCGTGGTCCGCGGCTCCTACGTCTTCGGCATGCAGGACCAGGCGTTCCTCGGACCGGAGTCCGGGCTCGCGGTGCCGGCCGAGGACGGCGGCGTCGACCTGTACGTGGCCACCCAGTGGCTGCACTCCGACCTGCGGCAGATCGCACCCGTGCTGGGCCTGCCGGAGAGCAAGGTGCGGATGACGCTGTCCGGCGTCGGCGGCGCGTTCGGCGGGCGCGAGGACCTGTCGATGCAGATCCACGGCTGCCTGCTGGCGCTGCGCACCGGCAAGCCGGTGAAGATCGTCTACAACCGCTTCGAGTCCTTCTTCGGCCATGTCCACCGCCACCCCGCCAAGCTCTGGTACGAGCACGGCGCGACCCGCGACGGCCGGCTCACCCACGTCCGCTGCCGGATCGTGCTGGACGGCGGCGCGTACGCCTCCTCCTCGCCCGCGGTGGTCGGCAACGCGGCGTCGCTGTCGGTCGGCCCGTACGCGGTGGACGACGTCGACATCGAGGCG from Actinacidiphila sp. DG2A-62 includes:
- a CDS encoding (2Fe-2S)-binding protein; translation: MIVKVSLTMPATSDAYARLSAVFPGLRITHAAPPASAGWLPAAELARGGPATARFVAGDVRRVGGAHGVPPRPDAAAALALHRYLWPACLLFTVPWFLHRRVPRLPVADVAFHPIDGHFSVRVREFACLPGDDAELLPGARTVAGPAALREELRTALAEHVDPVLAAFAPLVRRHPHALRRQATDEIAEGLWYIARLLGEERRAVAELTELLPEGARFRRADRTPAPAAPGTAAPGSAAAPTGPCDSASASGATAGSAAEAGSAPASGSAPVRDRLTCCLFYTVSPGDTCAGCPRTRRGPAIRRPARTR
- a CDS encoding GntR family transcriptional regulator — protein: MEQAERTGPVRRSVRDQVLAALRAEITAGELAPGSVHSAPVLALRYGVSATPVREAMQTLEREGAVEVLPNRGFRVAVRTPRDLADLAEVRALLEVPVVVSLARTVPPARWARLRPLAEAGVVAAARGDRAGYAEADRAFHQALLGLCGNAQLVAVAVDLHRRAQWPALGSAAAPRPAALTADAAQHGALLDALAAGDVALVERLARTHVAAPWG
- a CDS encoding NAD(P)H-binding protein, translating into MIVVTAPTSSIGRQLLDHLLGEPGGTPGEAVRVIARDPSRLPERVREQAEVVQGSHSEAAVVDKAFAGARAVFWLVPADPTAPSVDEAYSGFARAGLRAFAEQGVERVVGISSVGRGLTVPAGNITATLAMDDAIARTGVAYRALTMPTFMDNLLRQTAAIRDRGVISVPMAGDRKVPTVATRDIAAVAARLLLDDTWTGVAEVPVLGPEDLSFEDMARIAGEVLGLPVRFERTPDEAFRARLLGFGASEAMADAALEMFRAAELGPDTPRTPGATMPTTFRQWCEEVLAPAVRG
- a CDS encoding TetR/AcrR family transcriptional regulator; its protein translation is MARRGEELRRHILWTAKDVFLQTGFERASMDVVAARAETSKRSLYAHFESKDKLFVAVVDLVRELYLGRLGTPGDYARDTAEAAVLFCGRFLQLQLWEQSVRTVRLGIAEAERLPEAAAELYDAVFEATAERLAAFLAERCRLTPEQAAGTALALLGRTVHPRLFRALLGVDQPLSDRPEESAIAADVDLAPIREAARLLLPADA
- a CDS encoding PucR family transcriptional regulator codes for the protein MRLRALLDTEALGLRLLGGAEELDRTVRGVMTTDLRDPSRYLTGGELVLTGLAWRRGPQDCEPFVRILAGAGVAALAAGEADLAGAPDDLVAACARHRLPLFAVDDAVAFATVTEYVVRQVSAERAGDLAAVVDRHRRLMASGPAGGGPDAVLDLLAGDLDLRAWVFSSTGREIGGAGRALPAPVRAELAGAQQAAVRTGRPAPHRVTAQTGRVYSLFPVRAGAQGGVGAGGTGGGSGTAGGGTGGGGAAAGGAGAGGGGTGAGAEPDVRATVLSDWFLAVEADAGEWPEERLDLLRGVTQLIAVERDRREAARTVRRRLAGEIFELVRGGAAPAEIGARLRAAAPVLLPGGTGGAQGGVGGSGGGAQGGAGVGAGRVEPRWQVVVARVDWSGGEVPAGPVAQTLLEEVLADPAAAGPDEADRIAVAHADGEAMALVPLLPEPVGPDGEPGPPRPLAAQRLQGALRVPLSRGLDGDGRLTIGVSAAVHSPEGLRGALEEARHARRVAAARSGRVCVAGHEELASHVLLLPFVPDDVRRAFTARLLDPLRAYDRRHRAELITTLEAFLDCDGSWTRCATRLHLHVNTLRYRIGRIEQLTGRDLGRLEDKVDFFLALRMS
- a CDS encoding FAD binding domain-containing protein — encoded protein: MEFLRPATWQEALAAKAEHPAAVPIAGGTDVMVEINFDHRRPERLMDLGRIGELAQWETDGDTVRLGASVPYSRIMEQLRTELPGLALASHTVASPQIRNRGGVGGNLGTASPAGDAHPALLAGGAEVEAESVRGTRLIPIDDFYRGVKRNALQSDELIRAVRLKKATGPQAFSKVGTRNAMVIAVCAFGIALHPDTRSVRTGIGSAAPTPIRARAAEEFLAAALDEAGLWEDRGPVPPSVARQFAELVAGAANPIDDVRGRPADRRHALGVMARRTLGWTWEQYRGDGRDDRSRSCA
- a CDS encoding (2Fe-2S)-binding protein — protein: MRVTFTVNGRRQEADDVWEGESLLYVLRERMGLPGSKNACEQGECGSCTVRLDGVPVCSCLVAAGQVEGREVVTVEGLAGDNGELSTVQQAFVDAGAVQCGFCTPGLLVAADELLERCPQPSDADIREALSGNLCRCTGYEKILDAVRLAAARTEQAV